A segment of the Yersinia rochesterensis genome:
AAATAAGCGGTACCGGTATACCCACATGACGCTCCGCGATATTGATTGCGCATGCACCAGGTGCAAAGGGAATGGATCTGGCGAGTGGGTAACATAATGCCCTGCAGGTCGGCCGGACTGGATAACGCAAACTGGATTTGCTCATCATCCTCGTAGGTCTTGCTGTCGATATACCAGACATCGATCTTCTCTTCGTCCGGGTTAGCTTCAGGGTTTCCCTCTGGAAAATTCCGCGCATCAAGATAATGTGCAAACGTGGTGTGCATCTTCACTTGTGCCAGAGCTAGATTTTGATAAGCCAGGCATAATGCTGTGATGGTTCCATCCAAATTACCCACGGACAGAGTTGGTGTTGACGCGTTACCGTCACTAGTCACCTCCACTCCCTCTATCGCTGTCGGCCATGGCTTGTATTCGCGGCCTTGCCACCAAATAGATTTCACTGGCAATAAATCTGGGTCGCCGCCTGCGGCTTCCAACTCAGCTTCAGTGTAAGGAATGGGATGGTCATGAAAATAAAGTTGTGGGCCGTCAAACTCGGTGCAGTCCACTTCGAACAGCTTTACCTTGCTGCCCGGCTCCAGCATCTGTAAGTCAGTATTTAACACGATGAGTTCCTATGGATGGT
Coding sequences within it:
- a CDS encoding phage minor tail protein L — protein: MVLNTDLQMLEPGSKVKLFEVDCTEFDGPQLYFHDHPIPYTEAELEAAGGDPDLLPVKSIWWQGREYKPWPTAIEGVEVTSDGNASTPTLSVGNLDGTITALCLAYQNLALAQVKMHTTFAHYLDARNFPEGNPEANPDEEKIDVWYIDSKTYEDDEQIQFALSSPADLQGIMLPTRQIHSLCTWCMRNQYRGASCGYTGTAYFDEDGNPTDDPSKDKCSGLLSTGCETRFGKGKPLPFGGFPGSALIKR